Part of the Triticum aestivum cultivar Chinese Spring chromosome 4D, IWGSC CS RefSeq v2.1, whole genome shotgun sequence genome is shown below.
CTGTAATAAAAAATGTAGCCGAACAAGGTCTCAGAAGAGGGAAGTACTCCGCTGACTGAAGCACTTCATGGCACCGATTCAGGAGTACCTGAATCTACTTCACTGAAGTGTGTCAAGCTGCTTGTGGAGGTCTGGTAACTGTCCACCTTGACCTCATGTTAATACATATAGTTTTCTTATGATATTAATCTATCACATGCATTGCATAGTCCATAACTTCTGATTTTATATGATCCATATCTACAGGCAGGCGCAGATGTAAATTCTGCTAATAGAGAAACTCCGTTGGTAATAGCAAAACGTTATGGCTTAACTGATTGCGTCCAGTACCTGTCGAAGGTTGGTGCAGACCCTAATATCACACATATTTGTATGAGTTTTGTTGCATTTTTACCTGATTGTGTCTTCTAGTGCTTGCAGTTTTCTTAGTCACTGCTATTATCTAGGGGATCGGGGAcatatctagcatgtaacacctatTTCCTACTATTTCGGTTCTCACATGCAAATCTACCCCTGAGTCATCTGATGAATGAAGTAAATCATGTATCGTCCCTTGATCAAACGACTGATAATCCTCTCAGATCTTATCTGTCACTGAGCAAGATTGTTTCTTATTCACTCCAGTCCTTGACAATTGAGGATTTGGTCTGATTTACTCCAGAAATTTACTAATATCCCTATATTATAAATATCAAGTACAATAGAAAGATGATCCCTTGGATGCAAGAAATCTCAACCAAACCACTCATTCCATCTTAGGACTCCTAATTGGACATGAACTCTAGAATACTTGGGTGCAGTTGATGCTGGGTTGGATATAACTAAGATAAGAACTCTTAGTTTGACACAAACTTTTCCTACATACTCCCTtggtaaatactccctctgtcccacaatataagacgtttttgcaagtgTTAGCTtacaaaaacgttcttatattatgagacggagggagtaccatttagTGGTGCTTTAGCTCCTATTTAGCTTATTTTGGGGCTGTCACTTTTTGCCGTAGCCCGCTATTTTTAACTTTGGTAACTACTAAGAGAGCTCAGGAGTGCTTGCTCCTGGCTCAAAAAAGTATCTTTCGTCATTTGAACATTTTCCAAAGAAAAATTAGAGATGGACATGAGTGAGTGTTATATGTAGACTTCAATTTTGATGCAAAGACGTGCATTTCATTGCCCAGTGGAAAATCCATCCCAAACTCTCTCCTCTAATCATCTGTCTACAACTGTACGGCTTGGTTAAACAAACAGTACAACCTAGTTGGTTATGAGTCTTCCATTGTTATATGAAGTTTCATCGTCAAACAATGTCTTTTTTGGCACAAAAATAAACTTCTTTAATCTTCAGTGAACATTGTACATTTTGTATGTATATTTTGCTTGTCTTAATTTGTCTCTATGATTTAGGTTAAGCATGAAAAAAATACAAAAGTTCAGTTGAAATCATATGCCGAGAAAGCTATTAAGAGAAAGGACTATCATGGCGCGTCAAAGTTCTACTCCGAGGTTAGTAGTGATCTGAAGAATGATGTAGTATTGGTTATGCTACTCTAAGGTCTTTGCAAGATGCATATCAGCATATGCATGGAAGTTCTACAGTACACCTTATCCTCTCATTATACAAACATTGGGGTTTCTTTTTCAAAATGTCTGTTCATTGATGGAATCAAGAGTGTACTTATTTGACACCGTCGCCAGGTATAATATGTCTAGATATAAGCCAAGTAACTCTGTGAAGTACAATGATTGTTGAATCCACGACAGTATTACAAGATCTCCACTCTCCAGTCAAGTCTGGACACCTGTTATGTTGTTTGGAAACCTTCAACAGCCATGGCTGCTGGGAACGGTTCAAACCAGCTTCAGCAGCTCTCTCGCTATATTGGTTCTCAGTTTCAGTTCAGAACCATCATAAAGTGTGAACAGCCCTAATGTTATTGCTGATAGTCACAGGCATGGACTTGCGGAACCAGTGTTATCTTGTTAACTTTGGTAAACTTGGCTCTTGTCAGGCATACATAAGTAGCCCTGTGCAAGTTATAACAGACATATGCTGTTCCGTTCTTTTGCTCAAAAGACTTGTTTGCTTATGACACGTCCCTCACCATTTTCAATTCTCTGTTTTGATGTAGGCGATTGAGCTGGATCCTAGTGATGCGGCGCTGTACTCAAACAGGAGCCTTTGCTACCTGCAAATGACTGAAGCAGATAAGGCTTTGCACGCTGCTAACACTTGCATAAAACTGCGTCCGGAATGGATCAAAGGTTACTACAGGAAAGGAGCTGCTCTCATGTCGGTCGAGGTCAGATAAGTCACACAGATTACTCACCTTGCACTTGGTTGCATGGCATCTCCCTGTATACAGACTATAATCTGCCGAACCTCCCATTGGTAGGACTACAAAGGAGCTTGTGATGCATTCATGGCTGGACTGCAGCTGGACCCTGGAAACGCCGAGATGGAGGAAGTTTTCATGTAAGCTATTTTCCAAGAATCTCCCCACTGATGGGATTTTTTTTGGGGTGTTTGGGTGGTGGGGGGCGGGGAGGGTTGTTTGTTGATGCACACTTGCAGACTGGTCTAAACCGGGCGCCAATCAGGGAACGAACTTAACTTGGCTCATGTTTGCAGGGAGGCGGTCGAGGAAATGAAGAAGGATCACTTGGCTAGAAAAGGCTCCAAGCCATCCGATTAGAGGAAAACCGTGGATCGCCCTGCCCCGTTTCGTGTAAATATTTATCCTAGTGCCAGGAAACACACTCATCTTCTTTTTGGTACCGTACTGAGTAACAGAGCACTATGGACTCTGGTTTGCCTGTCAATGGCGCTATCGCAGAATGCCGCAGTAAACCCTAGGTGTAGTGGAAGTGGACGTTTCCTTTCCTGCGTGCAGCGAAAGAGGACCACGATGTTGGTCATCTATCTGGATGGGCATTGCTCCTTCAGTTTGTGTACCTTCTGTCGTGATCCGTTCGTCGATAGAAGTTTCCGTTGTTGCTCCATTGAGTTTCTCcgagggtggtggcggcggctaagCGTGTGTGCTCTGCTCCGCGGTAGAAGCTTCGAAACCGCCCTCCTGTAGGCGAAGATGTACTCGCTCACCCTTATGTGGCTTATTTCTGTACCCCAATTTTGAAAAGAGAGTCATGTATGTGGCTTATTTCTGTACCCCAATTTTGAAAACAGAGTCATGGACTGACCGGAATGGTAAATCCTCTGACCTGAATCGCTGCCCGGGGTAGCAGAGTAAGCACCAGATCCTGTCCCCAGTTTCAAAAAGATACATGATTAAGCTGAATTTAGGTCATAATAACCAGTTAGCAGTTTAGTTTGCTGGTAATGCTGTCAGTTTTTTGTTCGAGGAAGGCATTGGTGTCAGTTGAACTAGAGACATCTCATCTCAAACAGCTGGAATCACAAGTGACATTACATGCCGTAGAATCTCCAGGGTAAAGATGGATTTCATCATCAAGTAGGGCGCCGTGGCGATAGCCTGGCTGTCACTCACTCAAGCTCTGGCAAAAAGAGCTTCACTACCCAACTACAAACAGCAACACGATGAACAGTCCCATGAATCGCTACTAGACCAAAAAACACATGGAACTGACCGAAGAAAGATCACATCAAAAAGGAAAAATTCGGGTTAAGTTGACGGAAGATCGACCCATCTCCGGCCAAGGAAAACTGAATCTTGCGTCCGTCCCAAGGAAGGAGGTGTGCTCAGCTCATTGAGAGGGCGCCGCGTCGTCGTCCCTGGAGGAGACGTCGGAGAACTCGTCGGCGTACATCTCCTCGACCATGGGCTTCCACAGCCGCACCCGCGCGTTGATGAACCAGTTGGATATCTGTCTTCTGGTTAACCCCGTGCTCACGGCCAGCCTCAGCTTCTCGCTGTCGCTGGGGTACCTGCTTCACGTTGCAGCAAAACACACACAGCCGAGTGTCTGTCAACTAGCTTTGGATGTCTCGAATGCTACTTTCAATTACTGAATCTCAATATCTTCATGTTTCGAGTGATGCTTTTTTGAATCTAAATGTTTTTCAACGACCGTACTCGACTGTTCCGAAACATAAGGTGTATTGATTTTTTAAAGGTCAAAACTTGTCTATATTTGAATTTGACCAAGGTTATTGAGAAAATTTTTAATATCTACAAAtatcccttcgttccaaaataaccCAAATTTTAGGATTGTCCTAATTAAGCCAATCTGTTTGAATTTTGACCAAGTCTATTCGAAAAAATGTGCTAAGATCTACACATACAgatatttcataatgaatctagtGAAGCAAATTTATTGTatagatgttggtatatttttgtatAAACTCGGTCAAACTTAACGAAGGACAAATCTAAAACTTTAATTATTTTGAAATGGAAGGAGCGTCAAAAGTTTATAGGTTATACTATGTCGGGATGCATGGCAGACAGAGCTTTGTTAGTGCTAAGCAGCTAGGGTGGGCACTCACGGATCTAGGAAATGGTTGAAGAGCCAGGCCCGGAGCACGGCCACCGACCCCTCCGGCAGGCCCCTCAGCGGCTTGCACACctgctccgccgcccgcgccgccgcggcctgcTTCGTCCGCCGGACCAGCCGGCTCACCACGTCCTCCGTCTGCGCGGGGTCGtactcgtcgtcgtcttcgtcctcctcctcctcctcgctgtcaTCGTTCGCCCACAGCGTCGccctcggcgccggcgccggccttGTGATGACGGCGGCGAGCTTGCGGAGGATGGCGCGGCGCAGGTTCCCGAAGTGGCGCGTCATGGCCCGCGACATGAGCGACGTGTACCCGGCCGTCGCGGCGGGCCCCAGCGCCGGCTCGAAGGACGAGGCCACGCGGCTCAGCTCCTGGAAGTAGTGCTCCTGCCGGCCCTCCAGCTGCGAGAAGTCGATTAGCCGCCATGGCCATGGGGTTAGCTAGCCGAGGGAAGAAGAGACAGATTATATCACTAGCTGATAATGCAATGGAATAGTGCGGACTGACCTCGCTGAGAAGGCCGAGGAGCTTGGCATGCAccgcgccggcgccgccgtcgcTCCTGGCTTGGATCCCGCGGCGGCGCGTCGCTGCCGCCCGCAGACGGATCTCTCGGAGAGCCTGTTCGCCGGCCGCCTCGTCTTCGCTGCCTCCCCCAGCGctctcgtcgtcgtcgtccccgccgacgacggcggagaccgCGTCGCGCAGCAGCTCCTGCACGGGCCTCAGGTACCGGGAGCCACGCAGCACCGAGTCCACGGACGGCATAACCCCAGGCGCCAGAGCCGGCGCGTCCGCGTCCTCGTCGCGCGCGCAGCAACACCGGCGGCAGACGTCGTCGGCAGTCGCCGCCGGGGCGCCGAGCGTGAGCGCCAGCGGGCCAGCGGGCGAGGCAGCCGGGTGGTGCTCGCGGCAGCAGTGCTCCCGCAGACGGAGCAGCATCAGCGGGCCGTTGGCGCTGTCGGTGGCGACAGGACGAGCTTGCTTCGGCGAGCCGCTTTCCTGGAGGCGCTTGGTCACCATGTCTCCCTAcctaccaccaccaccgccactgaCCATCGTTCATTAGCTTatcaagaaaacatatcatcatcGTAAACTGAACTGATTAGTGCATGAGGATGAACTGAACTGATTAGTACATGATGATGAACAAGCATCAGCGT
Proteins encoded:
- the LOC123095681 gene encoding BEL1-like homeodomain protein 3 isoform X2, whose product is MVTKRLQESGSPKQARPVATDSANGPLMLLRLREHCCREHHPAASPAGPLALTLGAPAATADDVCRRCCCARDEDADAPALAPGVMPSVDSVLRGSRYLRPVQELLRDAVSAVVGGDDDDESAGGGSEDEAAGEQALREIRLRAAATRRRGIQARSDGGAGAVHAKLLGLLSELEGRQEHYFQELSRVASSFEPALGPAATAGYTSLMSRAMTRHFGNLRRAILRKLAAVITRPAPAPRATLWANDDSEEEEEDEDDDEYDPAQTEDVVSRLVRRTKQAAAARAAEQVCKPLRGLPEGSVAVLRAWLFNHFLDPYPSDSEKLRLAVSTGLTRRQISNWFINARVRLWKPMVEEMYADEFSDVSSRDDDAAPSQ
- the LOC123095681 gene encoding BEL1-like homeodomain protein 3 isoform X1; protein product: MVTKRLQESGSPKQARPVATDSANGPLMLLRLREHCCREHHPAASPAGPLALTLGAPAATADDVCRRCCCARDEDADAPALAPGVMPSVDSVLRGSRYLRPVQELLRDAVSAVVGGDDDDESAGGGSEDEAAGEQALREIRLRAAATRRRGIQARSDGGAGAVHAKLLGLLSELEGRQEHYFQELSRVASSFEPALGPAATAGYTSLMSRAMTRHFGNLRRAILRKLAAVITRPAPAPRATLWANDDSEEEEEDEDDDEYDPAQTEDVVSRLVRRTKQAAAARAAEQVCKPLRGLPEGSVAVLRAWLFNHFLDPRYPSDSEKLRLAVSTGLTRRQISNWFINARVRLWKPMVEEMYADEFSDVSSRDDDAAPSQ